A stretch of DNA from Lotus japonicus ecotype B-129 chromosome 4, LjGifu_v1.2:
AATGCTACAAGTGCTCTGAGAGCGAGTGATAGCTGCCTGTTCACAGTGGTTTATTAGCATCCAAAGAAAACCTTAACCCTAAAAGTCCCTCCCCCTTCATACACAAATTATTCCAGCTAATTGTCCTAGTTGTCTATCACAGTGTAATTGACCAGAAGGTTTTATATCAATACCACAGTCAAATATCGTAAAAATAACTactttttttgttgaaaatagTATGAGAGACAACAATACAAACAATTAAGCAGCAAATATATACAAAGAGGATACAAGTCATAGAATAAGAAAAACGCGAAGTACAAAAAATACCGCTGGTAGCTTTTTACGAAACAACACATCCAGTCGTGCATCTAGAGTATTTTCAATAACAATCTTTCCATCACGAGAAGCCAATACCACCCCACCAGAGCTGAACAGATTGACAAATATTAATCAGGTATGCTAAAACTAATATGTAAATGTTAAAACAGCTACAAAGCTAATATAATTTTTAGGAAGCGCCTTCAATTCAAAACACTAAAAGCAGGCTAATCTTAGGGTTTGTAACCGTTGATTCTTTTTTACCAGGAGATAGTATTACATCACAACTAGTCCAGAGAAATACAGTACAGCGTGGATAAGAAGCAAGACCCTGATTAACAGAACCAGACAGTTAATATTTAATTGTAACATGAACATTACCAATATGGATCATGGGTATTGTGATGGCTGGGTGCAGGTGGAAGATAGACATGTTTGTCAACAATGATCTCTGGCTGAGGAACATTTGCTTTTTCAGCATACTCCTCCGCAGCTGAATCCAGCACATGCTCTACCAAGTGCAGGTCATGCTCGCGACATCTCAATAAGACAGAAGGTTCTTTCAATCTTAGCAAACTCTGTAATGTACAAATCTCATTATATTCTTAATCCACATAAATAGACATGAAAGGTGGTTCATAAAATAATATCAGAATATAGGAGTACAAAAGACTGGAAGAGGTCATGAAAAAGAGGGAAGGGTAAGTGAGTAGGGAAGGAATTGAACCAATAACATTAGAAACACCACCATACAACCAAGGTTGTTTCCCATGGCAGCAAATAGTTCTgatttgaaacaatcataacattGGTTCATTAAGATCACCAACTAATTGCAATTTTCCATCAGCACATTAGATATACTACAGTTCCACAAAGTCCTATACAAAATCAGGACACCCTAAATAAATAACAGGAACACTGATTACCTACATGCAAGACTCTATCAAACATATGTAAACAAGAATATGATCAATATActtacaaaaaagaaaaatcaaaccaCACAACATACGGATTTTAACTAACCTGAATAATGAGATCTTTCAGAAGGTGTTTATAGACATGATGATGATGGCTCAGTGCGTCCAAGATATTACGATGATGGCTCACATTCAAAAGCTCCTTGGATGCAGCTTCTTTCATGGTATTAACCAAGTCATCTTGAGCTTGAAGAACTTTAATCCGAGAAGCATTCAGCTGCATCGAGTACTCACTGCAACAAACAATTGTGCCACAAAACTTAATTACATAATGAGCTAGCACTATCTTTGCAAGTTAGTATGGCAATTCCGCATTGCACATAGTTCACAACTTCAAATCATAAACCAAAACAAACCTCACAAACCAAGCTTCAAATCTCACTCATATTTTGGCAATAACCTTATATTCAAGCAATTAGCCACAGATGCCGATAGTTTGAAAGTAATTGAACGCCAAATCGAGCCAATTCAAAACcaaaataaatgaaatgaaagagGGTAAATCAAAGTTCTAGCTGCATTTTGCCAGTGTTTAAAATGAAGATCACATAATTATTGATTttaccaaacagaaccacaaggATCTGTAGATTTTAATCAGAAATCAAAGATTTGACAGTACAGGCAATAACAATCAACAAGCATTGACACTGTGTCACTATCACACGCAGGATCAAGAGACAAGAGCTATACAAATAAATGTCAACGAACGAGAAACAGTCAACGAAAATTCCAAATCACAGAGACAAAAACAGCGAAAATGAAAATGCATAGTGCAGAATGGTTTAGATTAAGTTACATCTTCCTGCGGATTTCGATTTGGCGCTCTTTGCGTTCGTATTCTTGCCTGATCTTCTTCTTCTCGGCTTCGACCAACTGCAGCTTCTCAATGTTGAATTCCTGCATGAAAAAAAGCACGGTTAGATTGGAATACGATGACGATCCAGTGAAATCCAAGCGATTGAAATTGAAATGGGGAAGGAATGTGCTTACTTCTTCGGCGGAGACGGAGATCTCGTTGGCTTTTTCCTCAGCTTCCTGGCGGATGAACCTCACCATCTGCTGGATTTGCTTGGAGACATCGCCGTCGTTCATTTTCGCTCACCGGAAAACCACTTCGTCAACGATTCGATTCAAGGAAGGAAGTTGACACGTTACCACTACACCACTGTATCTGTATCTGTATCACTCTCGTCTAACACAACCCACGCCAGCTTTGCTTAACTCGTGTTTTTAATAtacttttcaattttattttattttttcgaCCAAacaaaattttttattttattttgttttaaatatAATCTATTCCAGGTAATTGCACAAAAAATATTTACCCTCTATGACACAACAGAGAAACTTTATTTCTTTTTTGTAGGTTATTTTTAAGGGTGAGTTACCCACTATTGAGGAGACAATGATGCAATCTTAGGCCAATTGCAACATGTAACAAGTTTGTTGCTCATATCACCATTTTCACCAGAGCCCCTCTTCAAGAGCTTGTGGGCTCATTTCAGGTCCATGCTCATAGTTATTCCTAATTTTCATGAATGATTTTGTACTCAACTCCAACAATAAATTTAGGTTTTTGTGGTAGCaactttctagtggatatggaATTGGCTTACCAACCATATATTTAATACTCATATATATTTGgtctattattttatttttacttttagacatattttaatttatgttcAGGATTTCAGGTGTTGGGGAAAGGAGTGAGTACTGTTTCTATAGTGTTTTAGGTTGTGCGTCAAGATGAGATTCATTTGGATGGGGATAAGTATggtaattatatcttcacacctcacttttgaggtgtggagaggtggaagaagagagagataggaagaaatgagagagaaagtaaatatgtgatatgtgatttgattgataaaaaagagataaataaatagaatgaaggtggaaaagaagtggagaggtgtgtatatatcataactcatgGTGCTGTTTTGCGTGATTAGGATGGGGGATGGGTGTCAAGAACTTCTTGCACTACtcatgtttcatccacacctctcttttgaggtggagaggtggaatggtgagagagataggaagaaaaaaaaaagtaagagagagaaaatatgagatgtgatagatgataagataatagagatagaaataaaaagagatggaaatgaagtgtttaaaaaatgatgtgtgtatatatcattactccttgGACTTTCATGAAACTGATTGTGAATCCTATTGCTTAAAATTATTCATACTATTATGAGTAATTCCAAGTTTAGTACTTATTGGTTGAGATTTATGATTCTTCGAGTTAGAAGTACGCTGAATTGAAACATATTGAAAACCTTTTGAAGTCATAAACGTTCAAAACTTATTTTATAAatacattttcaaaatttattatttttataatttttttttggtaaataaatatttcaaatgttatagtggggggggggaggggggcTATGTTAGGGGTGCAATGGAATTCAGATTCCTCCTTTCCTTTTTTActtggcttaaaagcatttattgcccctgatgtttcatgtttgtgcAACTGACAACCCCCATCTATTTTTGTCcatgtttgtaccctcaatgttTTAAAGAAGTGTAGCGAGTACCCCTCCGTTAGAGTGACGTTAAAAAGTTAACGGAaggggctgacgtggcttttatttttattttttagacctgccacgtggaaataACGTTTAAAATTGGGAAAAAATTGTGAGAGAGATTCGAACCCAAGCTCTGGAAGTGGCAAAACCAACACTaaaccagttgagctacataAATAATTGTTGTATTTTGcaacaaaattttatttatatcatttaaCCTCCTCTAAACCTATACCCAGATCTTCTTCCCACTGCTAACCAAAGCTCCAAACCTCATATTCTGGCAACAGACATAACCAAAGTAAACAAGAAGAGCCTAAGTGGGATGTGCAAATTTCTTCTCCCCCTTTCCTTTTCACAAATACCTGAAGCAACCCATAATCAAGCCCGTGTGAAGATCCAAGTTGCGATGTGCAAAGATCTCAGATCATCcttccccctctctctctctctctctccttctcttcatctttcacccCCAATTTATGGTAAAACTCCCTTTGAGTGGTTACCGATTGGGTTTCTGGGAagggggtggggtgggttgcggtGGTGGTTGGAGGTGAGTGGGTTTCTGGTTTTTGGGGTGGAGGTGGGGTGGGATGCGGTGGTGGCCAGCAGTCGGTGGTGGGGGTTGGGTGATGGCGGTGGAGCAGAGCGGCGCGACGGTGAGGCTGTGGATTAGGTTTCCGATATGGGGGTGGGGTTTGAGAAGGTTTGCAGTTGTGGGTTGCGGTAGGGATGAAGTGAGGTTGGGTGTGGGTGGCTGTTTGAGAAGGTTTGCCGTAGGGATGAAGTGAGGTTGGGCTGCGGTGGCTGTTTGAGAAGGTTTGATTTTGCAGAAAAATGAGATCTATGGGTTTGTTTTTGAGTTCGATTTCTGGTTTTGTTTCCAGATCTGAGAAGAGAAGCACAAATTGATGGAGCGTTGGAGGATCACTTCAAGAGCTCAATGAGTGCCTGAGGTTGTTCCCTGGTTCTTCACTGTATCTGCTAGCTGTTCAAAATCAATCCCTTTTGAGTTTTGTAATTTTGGCTTCACTCTCATGTTAAATTACTGGCTGGTACCATTGTTAAATTACGCCATCGAGAGTGTTCCAGACCTGAAGGCTTACCTAGGTTCCAGGTTCTCCTTGAAGTCTAGCATGAAGCCTCACGAGCTTAAATTCTAGAGGGAAAAGAGTTAGAATCGTTTTTAGAAATTGGGTTTGAGTCTGTGGGTTCTTGAACGGTGTTTTTGGCTGGGTTGTTGGAATCTCATTTCATGGGGTTGTtgtttattttgctttttcgtgTTGCTAAGGAGAGGTAGAAGATTGGAGAAGGAGATGGTTTGGACTATGGAGGTTGGTTCTGATTTTGGGTTTAGTTGgctatgatgaagaagaagagcaaGATGTTGAAATCTGGGTTTCAATGTGGTTGGGGATGGAgatggtaaacacaatgatGAGATAAAGCAGATGATGAAGAATTGAGAAGAACAAGGGGaataatgatataaataaatttttgttcATAATATAACTAATTGATTGTGCAGCTCAAATGGTAAAGTGTGTGTTTTGCAAGTTTGAGGTCTTGGGTTCGAATCCCTTAACCATTTTTCCaagttttgagttttatttaatgacgtgtcaaataggaaaaaaaaaaaaccacgtcAGCCCCCTCCGTTAGTTTTCTAACGTCAAACTAACGGAGGGGTACTCGTTACACTGTTCTGTTtcattgagggtacaaacatTGACAAAAATAGATGGGGGGTGTCATTTACACGaacctgaaacatcaggggcaccaaatgcatttaagcctttttaCTTCTAAATGTAACCTGATTTCGCAAGCCATAATTTTGTGGCAACTCCAAGTtaattttccaattttttttatcttttattcacCGTCTCCCACCCAATCTACATGCATAACATGTATGTCGTACATTTCTTTTATTCACCGTTTCACTTAGCAAGAAAGTCATGTTATAAAACGCTCATGTGTCAATGACTTGGGTATTGGTTGCATGTGATTGCATGTACTCACAGACAACACATCGCTGCCCTCTTCTTCATCAAGAGTTGTCTCAAACCATTAATTGTTGTCATTACATTTTCATTTGCTTACTTCTTCTCTGCACCTCCATTTGGTTAAGGACACAACCCCTCTTAGCTTGGCACATCAAATTATCAAAACAGTGAACTAATACTAAATTAGTGCTCCATTGGTATGAGTTTGAATTTTCGTTCAACTCAAACATTAATTTACATTAAACTCATTAATATGTCAAAAATTTACTTCTTCAATTCATGTTGTATATAACATGGGGAAATCTGGTTTTTCATGGATATATTTTGATACATGGTATCACATCACATTTGTCTTCACATCAAAGTTAACATAAACACACACATTAAACAAGGCATCCCTGCATGTCTTCCCCACACCACAAGCCATCAAAGTAAACATAAAGACACACTAAACAAGTCATCATCCCTGCTTGTCTTCCCCACATCACAAGATAACTTATAACTTGTGGGCTGTGGCTCTTCTTTAACCAAGCAAACATATACAAACAGTACAGTATCAGACAAATAACAGATTAAAGCAAACAGAACTGGATATATCAAAATCCAGTCAAATAATTGAAAGTATTCCCATGAAGAGTTAAGTAAACTTTGCCATATTAGACATCTAAAAACATGCCGTGCCAAGAAGGTAACTCTGTAGCAAATGAGTGTGAAGATATACAAtgacattaaaaaaaaagcatCCTTGACAGTGAACTATAAGtcgaaaatttcttttttctttaagaAACTTGCAAATCAACCATAGTTGGATGGTTCCTGAACAAGTGACTCTGTTTACACTTATCATGTTCCTGATGCCGATGAGGAATTTGATCCAGATTCCTTTTCCCGACCAACTGTTTTTGAGGACAGTGACCTGAGTATTAAGGCTTTTGTTATGATAATTAATGATCGAAGAGGACAAAGGTAGTTTAACTTAACCTTTAACGTTGGCTGTTGGAGGAAAAAGACACCTATAACCGGACCATTTTTCTCCTCAtcatgtttctttctttcttcttcaatcacAATTCACAACCTCCTCGATGAGTGGAACTCTAATCAATAATCATAGAGTAAATTTTTTAGTTATATGTAAAAGATGTAAAGTTTTTCTCTAATCACAGTAATTAGTCAATAAAACATGCATTAAAATGAAATTTCATATTCATTTATACAGAATCATGACATGATCATTTTCTGGGCTATACAAGTCCATTTTTTGTGCTGTACCATTTGACAAGACATTGCTCTTTGTCGCTATTGTAAAAGGGCTAATCATCATTTCACCACTCAGCAGCCACTTATACCACCTACTCATTGCTCCCACCTTCCCAAATATTGTCCCAAAGAAATTGTATATTAGATTATTAGTGATTCAAATTCAAGTACAACGCATTTGCCCATTTAATGTTACACTAGTCAAGTAACTAATGACAAAATTTACACGTGATCTATAATTAAAAATTGTGAATATTTTACAACCTTTTTCCTTTTAGTTTACTTTCATATATATGCTTAATTACATTTTCAGTCTCTCAAAGTTTATGAAATGTGTGATTTTAATCATATAGTTTCCATTGTGCGCTCAAATTAAgttcatttatttttaaaatttaacaaaTTTGATTTAAATATTAACTTGTAAGTTTAATGATTAACTAGTTGAAAAAAGTgatatatataattatgttgagaggttgtctaaatcagtgacggatccaggaaTTTAATCTAgtgagggcaatatatacataaaaatacatagcaaaaaatattaattaatactattAAAAGTTTGAAAGGACATCATAATTGTTCCCTACGAGTTTTCATATTTTGAAAACTCTGCATAATTTTTTCATTCTCAACACTATTAAATACATCTTTCTCTATATAAGTAACTAAACAATCATTTAGCCATTCATACCCCATACGATTTCGCATCCGATTCTTGATGATATTCATAGCGGAGAAAGCTCGTTCAACTGTTGCGGTTGCGTAGTATCAAAGCTAACTCTATGAGAAAATATACCATTGGATATACAATATGCTTTCTGGTCTCCACAAGCATATCAGTGAAATCAGAAGAAGCAAGAAGAAGCTCAATACCAGTGAAATCAGAAGAAGCAAGAAGAAGCTCAATACCTTTGCTTGCTGGCTGGATGAATGGAAGAACAAAAGAAAATGTTGGGTAGGGTTCCTTGACTTCCTTCTTTCTCTATGTTATCTACGGTTGAATGAAactatgaaagaaagaaaatgggtGGGGATTTGAGGTTATTTTGTGAGCCATGCTATAACCATTGGACTAAAGGAATGAGAGTGGAAAATAGTGTAATATCTCACGGACAATACTcaagaaacaacaaatgaaaagATACTCAATTTGTGTACAACTTTAAGCAATGTGGGACACAAGTGAAGGCAATTTTTATCAAAGGAGTCATTGaaaatcacatacttttactactcaaatttAGTGAGGGCAATTTTTATCAAAGGAATTATAAAAAAcaacatacttttactactcaattttttttttaatgtattttttcaaattcaagtgagggcacttgcctACACACTTCCCTACTTGTATCCGTCACtggtctaaatgacccatgataaagtttgggttaaataactcatcatccaatcacattagagataagtgagttggaatttataTAAAGTACGTATCATCATCTTAAATTGTTATTCATGTAAAATAAATTGTGATCCACATTAGCTTTTGACCTTTTGTGGACTAAATTTGttcaatttcaaaaataaaGGCACTTAATTTGAATAATTAAAACTAGGTGAACCAAAATTACGCGTttctaaggctatgtttggcatgtcatttcagctagcttatagcttatttgactagcttaaagcttatttgactagcttaaaagctcttcaaaagtgtttggtgaaggagcttattttagtagcttaaagttttaagctataagctatctcaggtagcttatagcttaaaacttatagcttattaaatttattctcatttttatccttattattttggctatgtttgacacgtttagctgataagctagctgaaagctgaaaagctagctgatagctgaaaagctagctgaaagctgaaagctgataagctagctgaaagctgatagctgatagctgaaaagctacgtaatttgaacaaaagtgtttggtaaaactagttgttgaacaagctgaaattgtaaaatgacataaaaggacatacttgtataatttttttttatatttaacattactttattttcacattaatacctatatgatattaatattaaaattattataaattttttaatttcactcaaattatgtatcatattaaaaatataatattaatttttacttatttacttttctatattttttattaaattaaatagaataaaacaaataatttgtaatttgtaatataaaattatttattttattctgaagTAGTAATTATTTCTGTGCGGGAACGATGTAcatatgagacaagtgtgataactgataaataaataagttttttttttgtacatcgaaaaatgagtaggtaaataggtttagtagaaaacatataaggctaaaggtgaaattttgataaaatagtaaggataaaaatgagaatatatttaataagctataagatataagctttaagctacctgagatagcttatagcttaaagctttaagctactgaaataagctctttcaccaaacatttttatagagcttttaagctagtcaaataagctttaagctagtcaaataagctttaagctagtcaaataagctataagctagctgaaatggcatgccaaacatggcctttattaaaattttaccattacccttatatatttataaaaacactaaacttattttcccctcacacttacgtatgcagtttccGCCACCATTCCTGCCACACCGCTacgcaccacaagtattataaatattatattaataaaaataaatattacatttttaagatgatatataactgtagctaataaaaatatttaaagtgataataattttaatattaatatcatattggtattaatgtgaaaataaagtaatgttaaatataaaaataattatacaagtatgtccttttatgtcattttacaatttcagcttgtttaacagctagttctaccaaacacttttgtttcaatcacgtagcttttcagctttcagctatcagctttcagctagcttatcggctttcagctatcagctagcttataagctttcagctagcttttcagctttcagctagcttatcagctaaacatgccaaacatagcctaaatcTATTGATACCAAAAATATAATTAACcctttatataatatatttaagtTCCCATTCTTGACTCATGAGAGTGAGAAAATACCAACATGTATTCTTCTAATGAAAGAACATAGTTCCCCCTTTTATTtaagagaaaaatgatgatgcactaacagtgtaaattttttttacatcgtcaaccaatcagattgtaAGGATGTTACACgccaattaatgaaattaaataaaaaatcatattatctcacatccttgaaatgtgattggttgacggtataaaaaaactttataccgtcagtgcatagaaattaaactctttgttttttttttgttacaaaattaaactctttattTAATACTAGTAGTATAATTTATAGCATGtattaaatcaaaattaaattaaatcaatattatttttaattagttattaagtTAAAGTAATTTTTTACTACCATTGGTTTTtcatttaatatataaatttatccATATTAAATATAATACAAATCAATCCTAATccgtcattaattttttttgaaatgaatgattataaaatgtaatatttaataattgaaaataattttcatcAATTGAACTGCCTTtagaaaatatattgaaatttaCATTTTTCAGCTTTACATAAATACCCACATAATATATAAAATGTAGATTATTTTtacaattaatattaatatatataacaCATAGATGCTCATTAATTAGTTTAGTAAAATTAACTCCAATAATTAAAGCCATAATTAAGGCATTGACTATGTTTATTACTATCTTTCTAAGGCAAATACTAATAAACAAAGGACCGACATGTCACTAACAAGGTTTATCACAACTAGTAGCAGCTGAGTTTCTTAAGTATATAGTTCACATCTTATCTCTAAGCAGTGTGTATGCTAAATGATTTGTCAAAGGATAATGTGATCTTCGAGTCTCGAGtgtattgaagaaaaaaaaaaaaaagaacccaCATGTGAAAATACTATTGAACCACGTCAATGATCAATCAATCCACATAAACTCCCAGCCTTCCCTGAAGAGCGGTTTTCCGTTTCAATGCTCACCGAGTCACCGTTGCCTCACCACCTTCTTCACTTAATGGTGCTGCCATTAATCCACACGTTCCAATTGAATTCAGCTATTTTCTCTCTCACGGTTACAACCGCCGCAACAAATAGAACCGTTGGGAATGTTCATGTTCGTTGACTTCACCCTCCAATGGCTTCCACTAGCTATTTCATGCCCCACTAACATTCCCTTCTCACATCTTGCTCTGCTTTTTCCAACTCATTCTCCATCACAGTACTACCCATTACTACTTCTCAAACCATAACTAGTATACAATTTTTcaaacccattttctctcttacCTCACTCATAGTGCAGGAACAAGGGACATTCTTTTTGTCAGATCTGCAAAGAAGAAAAATGGGGTGTAGCAAAGTAAGCAACCAACCCTTGCTTTCAActtgttcttttctttcttccaaTAAATTTTCTCGATTTTCCCATCTTCACTGAAAAGCTTCTGCAGAATAAGGAGCAAAAAGGTTCTTCAAATGGAAGGAACAACACTGCTTTTGTTTAAAGATTGATTTTtgtctcttttcttcttttttgtaattttcaaattttgaaaacacaACCTGGCTAGAAGCTCATTCTTTTATGCACGAGTTTCTCAGTGTCCGCTTCTACTTTCATAGACAATGTTCTAGGAATCAGATTTACTTTTCCTCTTTTCTTGGTTTTCCTCTTTGTCTCAAgcactttccttttttttttcttccttttatattggtttgaatttgatttaaTATTTATGTTGTTGGTTTCATTTGTGTCTGTCTATGCAGTAAAGCTTGTTGCAGTGAAACACCTCGTTCTCTGCTCCTGCTCCTGCTGCTGCTGGTGGAAGTGGACAACAATGGAGTTTCAATTTCTAAGCATTTTCTGTTGCATTTCCTTGTTGGGTTTGTTTATGCTACAAGGATATGCTGAACCTGTTGAAGATAAGGAGGCTTTGCTTGATTTTGTGAACAAGTTTCCTCCTTCTAGGCCTCTGAATTGGAATGGAAGCTTCTCCATGTGTGCTTCTTGGACTGGTGTGACTTGCAATGAAGATAAGTCTAGAGTAATAGCTATTAGATTGCCAGGGGTTGGTTTTCATGGTAGCATCCCTGCTAACACCATTAGCCGCCTCTCAGGGCTTCAAACTTTGAGCCTTAGATCCAATGTGATAACTGGGCAGTTTCCTTCTGATTTCTCCAATCtcaaaaacttgtcttttctcTACCTCCAGTTCAACAAATTGTCTGGTCCTTTACCTGATTTCTCAGCTTGGAAGAACCTTACTGTTGTTAATTTGTCCAATAATCACTTCAATGGCACCATTCCTGTTTCCATTTCTAATTTGACTCAGCTTGCTGGTTTGA
This window harbors:
- the LOC130714092 gene encoding V-type proton ATPase subunit E-like, yielding MNDGDVSKQIQQMVRFIRQEAEEKANEISVSAEEEFNIEKLQLVEAEKKKIRQEYERKERQIEIRRKIEYSMQLNASRIKVLQAQDDLVNTMKEAASKELLNVSHHRNILDALSHHHHVYKHLLKDLIIQSLLRLKEPSVLLRCREHDLHLVEHVLDSAAEEYAEKANVPQPEIIVDKHVYLPPAPSHHNTHDPYCSGGVVLASRDGKIVIENTLDARLDVLFRKKLPAIRKQLFGQVAA